Genomic window (Helianthus annuus cultivar XRQ/B chromosome 3, HanXRQr2.0-SUNRISE, whole genome shotgun sequence):
agaattttataaatattaaattaTTTAAATTATAAACGCAAAACGTAATCTAATCCAAATGAATTAcaatattaaaatattatattaaaataattataaaaaaccCAAACTATGTTTGATGCATTCCATTACAACTCTTTTTTtaaaaagtaattaaaaaattaaaaaaaaagctaaaaatgtGATTGGTCTAAATAATTGAGCTACTgtgcaagttttttttttttttttttgaacggcaacaattctatatatataaatatataggaCCAGCAAGAAGCTGGAGAAAAACAACTTACAACGAAAACAAAAGAGCTAAAAACGAACACACGGGGACTTATATAACGTCCGCTACATCAAAAAGAATCCATTTCTCCCAGCTAATGGGATTGATCTTCGCCCTATTACAAACCTAAAGAAAGGCATCCTCTTTAATTAATCCCAACTTGTTCTAAATAGGAATGAACGAATCGTAAAAAACCTTTGCATTAGAGCGTGCCATATTTTCCATGTTGCCGCGGCTGTGGTGTATACAAGACGCTTCCACCTTTTACTCCCTGGGTTATCCATAATATTCTTTAGGATTCGTTCTAAGGTAGAGTAGCTTTCGGGTGGTTTAAGCTTAAGCCATCTAAAAACATTCCACCACAAACCTCAAACCCAAATACATGAGGCAAAGCCATGATTCAGGTCTCCGACTAATAAACCGCATCTTGGACAGGAGGTATCCGTCAAGTTGATACCCCTACTCACAAGGCCTTTTCTCGACGCAACCTTTCCCAAAATAGCCATCCACATCAGAAAGTTACATTTAGGAGGGGCCCATGTGTTCCCCCAGAACTTCCAAGTGGCATGTGACTGACTTTCGGCTTCAACTATACCCTTTGAATGAGAAATTATCACCGAACTGATTCGCCCAACACCACTCATCTTTCACATCCTTAAGGCCGTGATTTTGGAGACGACCCATAAGATTCGAGAGCTGGTCCCACTCGGTTCCAGAAATGCGAGCTCTTGTCCATTCCCACCTCCATTGAATAATCGAACCTGTCCCGTAACATGGTCCGCAACACTACCATTTTTGTTCTTCGCGATATGGTACAAACTCGTGTAAACAACCTTAAAAGTTTAAAATTGAATATACATATTTGTATAATTCAAGATttaacaatatacatatatgtatatggtcaattttaaactatacatatttgTATATTATGAATAACTTAGGAAATGTGTGGTCCAGAGTGCTTCTTAAGTTTCTCAAATATGAtagacttctcttaggatccctaccatatatatatatatatatatatatagttataagGTTAAAAAATAACAAGgaatatattttgttaattaatcATGGCTGACAAATTGTTTTGACATAGAATATAGCTATCATAAATTTTATCATTATGCAATACATGTTGAAATTATAGTTTTATAATAAATTTGTCCAAATTACCATTCTGTATGGCTTATTGGTAAGTCTTAGAAAAGCTTCAGGTTTTAAATAAGTAGATAACAAACATTTGAAAACACACTAAGTTGATATTTGTATGTCATATATAATATGCATAACAAAAGGAAAAGGAGTATTGAGTTCTAACAAATATGAATTAGGTATTCGAAGGTGTAGCCGTGTAGAGGATACCTCTATAATTGGATCTTTGAGCCCCTTATCCACAATGATTTGGCCCACCTATATATTACATATGGAGCTTAATTCCGACTTTCAGGGGATCTCTTCCCTAATCATTTTGGTCTAGATAATTACCCTGTACACTTATACTCTCCCATCTTCTCTATTTACTCTCATATGCATTcatatttattatattaaatccTAAACTAACTTAAACGTCAGATGGTGTCTCGATCTCTAATCCCTTCCAGCGGGTTCTCATTGATGTGTGTAGTTCCATAGAAGATCGGAGAAGATGAACTGTAGTTGGTCCATCTCCTCAACCGTTCTAACTTGTAGCGATCTGGATAGCCTCTAGTGGATCCTTGTAGCAACAGAAGGCATGCATTTTAGCACGCAAAAAATATAACACGAGACTGAAAGTAATACCAAAAGACAGTTCAAATACATTACATAGAATTGAATACATGCACATTACACGACACCGCACTGGttcttataaaaaaaattatacaaaaacaaaatcacaaaagaatAGAAAACATGGACTATTTTACAAAGGAACCACCAAAATAAGTTTGTTTCACTTTGACTTGGTCAACTCCATACCGCATTCCCATAGTTTCTTTGCCAACTCAGCATCTCTGGCCTTACGATTCGCTTTAGCCACATTATTGTCAACAAAATACTCGCCGCTAACTCCTTTAACCTTTGGGTTTAATGCCAAATAACAGGTGGTTGAAGCTCCCTGAAACAAAATCAAGTAACAATGGTCAATTGTCAGTTATCAGCTATTGGTTACAACAGACCGACATCAATATTTTGTGGGTCATATCTCTGTTTGATCCAGACCCACAAAATGAAAATACTAATGAGTAAATTATAAAAACCGTTCTTTATGTTCACACCAAATTGCAAACTATGTCTTTTATCttcaaaacatgcaaaaaaaCGTACTCGACGTTTGCAAAACCTTGCAGGTTATGTTCTTTAGccctaactaagttaatttttatggttaaatctgacAAAGTGGACCCTATCTGAAGGGTAAATTAGTCTTTTTACCATATGCATTTATATAAAACAATACTAGAAAAAGCATATAAAAGTTTTTTCAAGATCCAAAATCAAGATCGAAAATCAATCTGACCAGATCTCTCCCTCCTcccctatctctctctctctatctctctctcacaCACCCACCACTATCACCAACACCATTTACACACAGTCACCATCTCCACCGCTCCTCCACTATCACTATCACCACCGCACCTCCACTATCACCACCGAACCTCCACCACCATCGACCACCGTACCTCCATCATCACCACCAAACCTCCATCACCGTCAACACCTCCACCACCGCACCTCCACTCCTGCTGCAAAACCCCCACCACAGTCAACACCTCCACCACCGTCAACACCCCCACCAACGACGGTCACCGGTGGATCTAAACAAATCATCAAAATATGAAACAAATCGAACTTTTCTATTCAATCACACCTCAATCAAACCACCAATTATTACAGATCCGAAATGAAACCCTAAAGGTTAAAGGAGTTAGCGGTGAAGTGGTGGTAGTGGCAAgtgggttgtggtggtggtggcaagtgggttgtggtggtggtaggatagttagagagagagagagagagaaggaggggGCGATCTGCGGTGAAgttgtggtggtggcaggtgggtggtggtggtggcggcggcggcaggtgggtggtggtggcggcggcaggtgggttgtggtggtggtaggattgttagagagagagaggagggtATGTTATATGATGTTTGCATATATTCATAAGTATACATATAATTTTAAAGataattgttttatttattgttttttatgattatttattttaacatttaggtaaaatgaccaaaataccccttatGTGGGGTCCACTTACTtagatttaaccataaaaactaactgagttagggctaaaggacgtaacatgtaaggtttgcaaacatcgagtacgtttttgtACTTTTTTAAGACAAAGGGCACATTTGCAATTTAATGTTAACATAAAGGgcgagttttgtaatttactcaaatacTAATAGAtgcagaaagaaaaaaaaaagaacaaaccTGTGGGATATTCTTTTGAAAGTGTCTGATGACTCCAAATAAGCAGACTATGTCAAGAAAGTAGAAAGATAAGCTTAACATCGTAAACAAGgaaaaaaatttttgaaaaaaaaaaccataaataGCAAAATTAATAATTACTTGACATACAGCTCGAGTGACGTGAAAGGTTTGTTGCAATGAGTCCAGGATGCAATGAATTAACAGTTATGTCAGCCCCTTCTTCCTGTACTCGATGATGAATATGCAGTTTGTCACAACACAACTTAGCAAAGACCGTATATTGAAAAAACTAAGACCAAAGTTATTGATATAAGTAGAAGCTTTTTTTTTACCTTGAGGCGCCTTGCTAGCTCATTAGCATGTAGAATATTTGCAAGCTTGGACTGCCCATATGCAAGGTaactgttgtagctgaaaagttGACAAATGGATATTAGGTGAATTCTAGTACCATATATGTTATCAAATCCAGAAAATCGTCATTAAGTTTTGAATGTTTTATGTGGGTACGACTTTAATCTGTAATATAGAAAACATGCTAAAGGAACGGCCTTTATAGTTTATAGTTAATACCATTTTTCATCATTTAGCTTGTCGAACATGATTCCTTCTTTGTAAGTCATCTTATAAAGTTCTGATGAAACTATAACAATCCTTCCTTCTTTTCCACAGTTTTTAGCAGTATTTTTCATCGTATCTAACAACAGATTCGTCAAATGGAAGTGTCCTAAATCATAAGAAAACACGGTTTCCATTATGACAATTTTATCCTAGGAGAAACAAAAGTGTGACATGTGAAACAAACATCACAATACATGATAACATTAGTCCAAGTCATACCAAGATAGTTAGTTGCAAACTGACTCTCAATTCCATCTTTGGTAAGGGTAAATGGAAGAGCCATCACCCCTGCATTGCAACTACAAACGACAAAAAACAATCAATTAGACTTGTAAGTTGTAACTTTAAATTAAACTTTAGATACGATTAAAAGAAAGTGTAACGTCTCTTACACGAGGATGTTGAGGGGTAGACCCTTGGAAATGTACTCATTTGCAAAGTTTCTGACAGATTCCAATGAGCTCAAATCAAGCTCCATAACATCAATGGTAGCATTAGGGCAGCCCTTTATTATGTCTTCCTTACATTTTGTAGCGGCTTTCACATTCCTGGCTGCCATAACTACATGTACACCACGCAAAGCAAGCACACGCGCGGTTTCCAGcccaataccacttgtaggacctgAACATATCATTTTTTTAAGATGATGAAAATTAAAGAAAGAAAAACATAACAATCTCATAATgtttataaatataactatttatggATATATAGCTTAATCCGAAAAACCCCTATTGAGTAATCTATATAGTACAAAATGTTAAGTTTCAAACTTTAGATATTTAAGTGACCCACAAAATGTCCTTTCATCTTGAGAAGTTCAAAGATAATCACTTTTTTAGGAAGCACAAAGTTGGTACATCAAAACTTAAAAGAAAAAACATTCTAATCACTTTTTTTAACCTGGATAAACCTTTTTCTTTTTGAATAACAGAACAGAAAAGTTGCAAGATTCAATCATAAGATCGGTTAAAAGTCAAATCGTGAAACTCAGGGTTGACCGAGTGGTTTGAGATTACAATAAACATTTCTGAGTTCACATCTTGGTGTGCCTAATTGCCAATTAAGCAAGATTATCAACAAGTCACAAGTTCGAATCCAGTTTCTATCTTTAACCTCTAGAAGGTCACCTACCCAACGCAAGTTGTGTTttacttaggggctgtttgacaacttctgaatgattaagtgctgaactaataagaggtctaaaccattaagtgcttAACTCGTAAGATGTTTGAACCATTAAGAcacagtataatgcttaactgttcagaggcaaatgtctgaccaactCAGATtataggtcttaaccattcagactctgtatactgtttaactattcagaggcaaatgtctgaaccattcagtgTTAAACCAGTAATAGGTCTAAACTTTTAAGAGCCTCATAAAAAGCTAAACAAACAGCCATTTAGTTTCATTGGTTTGACAGGGTATTTGTGGGGTCTAAAACAATCCTATGGCAGGTTCTCACGGTTATAAAAAAAAGGTAGGGGGTTTGGTGTATGGTCGTGAGACACGTAAATATAGTTTGGAAAAAAAATACACACGTGGTGGGAAAAAAAATACACACGTAAATATAGTTTGCAAATCTTCTTCGAACCAACCTTAATACCCCATCTCAAACACCAAAACAAACCTTATCCGATAGCCTTAAGATCAGTATCAAGCTGAATAGTCAAAATTACGCTCTATGGGCTCGAATGATTCGAGTCGCTATAGGGGGGAAATCTAAGAGCCTGTTGAGCCATATTACAGGAAAACCTGCCCAACCAGATCCGTCAGATGAACAATACGAGCAGTGGGAATAGGACGATCTAGTCGTGTTCTCGTGGCTCATACAAAACATTGAACCAGGGTTAGCCGGTAACCTCACCGAGTTTCCCACTGCAAAGGCGTTGTGGGACGCATTGGTGGTTACATATAGCAGTGGGAAAGATAAACTACAAACCTTCGATTTACACGTCAAAGCAAACGAACTCAAGCAAAACGGCTCCGCTCTtgaagatttctggatcaagTTACAAGGCATTTGGGGAGAAATAGATCGAAGGGATCCGAATCCAATGACCTGCTCTGCTGACATAGCAACATATAACAATATCAGGTCTGAACAAAAATTATTCCAATTCCTGAATGCTCTTGATAGGAAGTTTGACCCAGTCAAAAGAGAAATCCTTCGGTGGGATCCCCTTCCCTCGGTTGAGCAAGCCTACGCAGCTGTAAGGAAGGAGATGGCACATCAAGGAATCCTTGGTACCATCTCTGAAACTTCTCAGTCCGGCGTGGCCGCGGGGCTTGTCGCTGGCGAAATCACTGAAATCGATGGACAGGGGTTAATCACGAAGGGACAGCGGCGGTCAGACTTCACTGGAAAGTCATCATCCCGAATCGACAAATCCAAACTGAAATGTAGTCACTGTGATATGAGGGGACACACCAAAGAGCAATGCTTTAAAATCGTGGGTTTCCCTGACTGGTGGAGTGACAACCACAAAACTAAGAACCCGAATCAAGAGGGGAAGGTTGTCATTGCCATAGGTAACAACAGCGATGAGAAGGATGGCGGCAGTAATGCTTCTAAAGAAATAATTAGTGTTCAAAATGAAGGCACATCTGAGGTTGAAGATCAGGATGGATGGACGTGGCACTGAGCATCCTAAAAGTCGAAGTATTACGTTCCaagaaaaaaaacccaaaaaaaaccaaaaccccaaaaccaaaaccccaaaaccaaaacccaaaaatcaaaaaccaaaaaaccaaaacccaaaaaaccaaaacccaaaaaaaaaaaaaagaccaaaaccccaaaaccaaaacccaaaaaaaccaaaaaacctaaaaaccaAAAAACCC
Coding sequences:
- the LOC110932465 gene encoding short-chain dehydrogenase TIC 32, chloroplastic-like, which codes for MICSGPTSGIGLETARVLALRGVHVVMAARNVKAATKCKEDIIKGCPNATIDVMELDLSSLESVRNFANEYISKGLPLNILVCNAGVMALPFTLTKDGIESQFATNYLGHFHLTNLLLDTMKNTAKNCGKEGRIVIVSSELYKMTYKEGIMFDKLNDEKCYNSYLAYGQSKLANILHANELARRLKEEGADITVNSLHPGLIATNLSRHSSCMSICLFGVIRHFQKNIPQGASTTCYLALNPKVKGVSGEYFVDNNVAKANRKARDAELAKKLWECGMELTKSK